From a single Miscanthus floridulus cultivar M001 chromosome 8, ASM1932011v1, whole genome shotgun sequence genomic region:
- the LOC136476952 gene encoding uncharacterized protein: protein MGDAGETRALRLAATARKWLEDVSVDREGHVHPAVASGGKALTALATAGARVSLAEPGLVVCSLRVRAPLTDAEGRWHAGAIATAADNVCAAAVFTALGEDVLTVQYGLSYFSPAHHEEEVEMDGRVVGRKGKMAAVTVEVRKKESGELVATCRQWMAPLGTTKRNTSSKL, encoded by the exons ATGGGCGACGCCGGCGAGACGCGGGCGCTGCGGCTGGCCGCCACCGCGAGGAAGTGGCTGGAGGACGTCAGCGTCGACCGCGAAGGCCACGTCCACCCCGCCGTAGCTAGCGGGGGAAAGGCGCTCACCGCGCTCGCGACTGCCGGCGCCCGCGTCTCGCTCGCCGAGCCCGGCCTCGTCGTCTGCTCGCTCCGCGTGCGCGCGCCGCTCACC GACGCGGAGGGGAGGTGGCACGCCGGGGCCATTGCGACGGCGGCGGACAACGTGTGCGCGGCGGCGGTGTTCACGGCGCTAGGCGAGGACGTGCTCACCGTACAGTACGGCCTGTCCTACTTCTCGCCCGCCCATCACGAA gaggaggtggagatggACGGGCGAGTGGTGGGCCGGAAGGGGAAGATGGCGGCTGTGACGGTGGAGGTGCGGAAGAAAGAGTCTGGCGAGCTGGTGGCAACCTGCAGGCAGTGGATGGCACCTCTCGGGACAACAAAGAGGAACACAAGCAGCAAGCTCTGA